From Fibrobacter sp., the proteins below share one genomic window:
- a CDS encoding serine/threonine protein kinase, with the protein MSFEKLIPEKIFEAVEDALGIKLTSCISTFPSYINRVYELVAADGKRLVVKFYRPDRWSREAILDEHRFVLDCQEAEIPVVAPVTLRNGETLGEFDGIYMAVFPKRSGRQLEINDDSDWYRLGSLVGRMHLAGEKRIAAARITIDPSISTAHDVEYLCGSVIPERFRNQYRETGTRLIELSAPLFEHIRKIRIHGDCHRGNIMDRLDEGFLLIDFDDMAMGPPVQDMWLLLPDRPDACPREIELFLNGYERFRSFDRTSLRCIEPLRAMRMIYFLAWCSRQTHDFQFRRNFPDWGTDSFWRKEINDLREQMGFVEESV; encoded by the coding sequence ATGTCTTTTGAAAAGCTGATACCGGAAAAGATCTTTGAAGCTGTTGAAGATGCTCTTGGAATAAAGTTGACATCATGTATTTCTACTTTCCCTAGTTACATTAACCGTGTTTATGAACTGGTTGCTGCAGATGGGAAAAGGCTGGTAGTAAAATTCTACCGCCCGGATCGATGGAGCAGGGAAGCAATATTGGATGAGCACAGGTTTGTTCTTGATTGCCAGGAAGCGGAAATTCCGGTTGTTGCACCTGTTACATTGAGAAACGGGGAGACGTTGGGAGAGTTTGATGGTATCTATATGGCGGTTTTTCCCAAACGTTCCGGCCGTCAATTAGAGATAAATGATGACTCAGACTGGTACAGGCTTGGCTCACTTGTAGGCAGGATGCATCTAGCAGGGGAGAAGCGGATTGCGGCGGCAAGAATAACAATCGATCCTTCTATCTCAACTGCTCATGATGTTGAATATCTTTGCGGAAGTGTAATTCCTGAGCGTTTCCGTAACCAGTACAGGGAAACCGGGACACGTCTCATTGAACTCAGCGCTCCTCTTTTTGAACATATCAGAAAGATAAGGATTCATGGCGACTGTCACAGAGGCAATATTATGGACAGGCTCGATGAGGGATTTCTTCTCATCGATTTTGACGATATGGCAATGGGGCCTCCTGTGCAGGACATGTGGCTTCTTCTTCCTGACCGGCCTGATGCATGCCCGCGTGAGATCGAGCTCTTTCTCAATGGATATGAGCGGTTTCGTTCCTTTGACAGGACATCTCTCCGCTGTATCGAACCATTAAGGGCAATGCGCATGATTTATTTCCTGGCATGGTGCAGCCGTCAAACCCATGATTTCCAGTTCCGCCGTAATTTTCCTGACTGGGGAACAGACTCCTTCTGGAGGAAAGAGATCAACGATCTTCGGGAGCAGATGGGCTTTGTAGAGGAATCAGTCTGA